A genome region from Erigeron canadensis isolate Cc75 chromosome 3, C_canadensis_v1, whole genome shotgun sequence includes the following:
- the LOC122594120 gene encoding uncharacterized protein LOC122594120 has translation MENTMQEAGQTSVGGKSDIGHVKKLLFRRMLVGVSDGRFFMGAFYCMDKQGNIILQDAVEYRNTRRDNPSPMEQRGLGLILIPFTCRTSCHVDCSIDEQLALLSLQAQS, from the coding sequence ATGGAGAACACAATGCAAGAAGCAGGACAAACATCTGTAGGTGGGAAATCGGATATTGGTCATGTGAAGAAACTGTTGTTTAGGCGAATGCTGGTTGGGGTAAGTGATGGTCGGTTTTTCATGGGTGCATTTTACTGTATGGATAAACAGGGAAACATTATTCTTCAAGATGCTGTGGAGTATCGAAATACCAGACGAGATAATCCTTCTCCAATGGAACAGAGGGGTCTTGGTCTCATATTAATTCCCTTCACTTGTAGAACTTCTTGTCATGTGGATTGCTCGATTGATGAACAACTCGCTCTACTGTCTCTTCAG
- the LOC122592465 gene encoding F-box protein At4g18380-like → MMSSLLPDLTTSKIYPEPPPPPPSFFSGAADRFDYLPDSLILLIFNRIGDVKSLGRCSAVSRRFQTLIPQIENVVVRVDCVISDDDPSTASSSADKSRSPISSLFRIFFSGFVKPFQSLGQLFNPKRLSPPSALTVGNIDGGDDLENGDGGGVTHHSPTQVLKNFNEIKFLKIELPAGELGVEDDVLLRWKADFGSTLDNCVMLGASSVIYPDKNASNQLNYDTLCIINNTNAGNVNVNDDNGSIPESFYTNGGLKLRVVWTISSLIAASARHYLLQPIIAEHKTLDSLVLTDADGQGVLCMNREQLEELRVKPLSASSASKRTLVPALNMRLWYAPYLELPDGTVLKGATLVATRPSDQLVQREVADGLWVSSAFEEPFGTAAKMLLKRRTYCLEMNSF, encoded by the coding sequence ATGATGTCTTCTCTATTACCAGATCTAACCACTTCCAAAATCTATCCTGAaccgccaccaccgccaccgtcATTCTTCTCCGGCGCTGCTGACCGCTTTGACTACCTTCCCGACTCTCTGATTCTATTAATCTTCAACAGGATCGGTGACGTTAAATCCTTAGGCCGTTGCTCCGCCGTTTCCAGAAGATTCCAAACCCTAATTCCCCAAATCGAAAACGTCGTTGTTCGTGTCGATTGCGTTATCTCCGACGACGATCCCTCTACCGCCTCCTCCTCCGCCGATAAATCCCGATCTCCGATATCTTCCCTCTTTCGTATCTTCTTTTCCGGTTTTGTCAAGCCGTTTCAGAGCCTAGGCCAACTTTTCAATCCCAAACGGTTATCTCCGCCGTCGGCGTTAACCGTCGGTAACATCGACGGTGGCGATGATCTCGAAAACGGAGACGGCGGTGGCGTAACGCATCATTCACCCACGCAGGTTTTGAagaattttaatgaaattaagtttttgaaaattgaacTTCCGGCTGGTGAATTAGGTGTAGAGGATGACGTATTGTTGCGTTGGAAAGCCGATTTCGGTTCGACTTTAGATAATTGTGTTATGTTAGGTGCTTCCTCTGTTATTTACCCCGATAAAAATGCATCTAATCAATTAAATTATGATACATTGTGCATTATTAATAATACTAATGCTGGTAATGTGAatgttaatgatgataatgggaGTATACCGGAGTCGTTTTATACTAACGGCGGATTGAAATTAAGAGTAGTGTGGACAATTAGCTCGTTAATTGCGGCGTCTGCAAGGCATTACTTGCTTCAGCCGATAATCGCAGAGCATAAGACGTTGGATTCATTAGTGTTAACGGATGCAGATGGGCAAGGTGTGTTATGTATGAACAGGGAACAGTTGGAGGAGTTAAGGGTGAAGCCGTTATCGGCTTCTTCTGCTTCAAAAAGGACGCTTGTTCCTGCGTTGAATATGAGGTTATGGTATGCGCCGTATCTGGAGTTACCTGATGGGACTGTGTTGAAAGGTGCTACATTGGTTGCGACTAGACCGAGTGATCAGTTGGTTCAACGAGAGGTTGCGGATGGGTTGTGGGTTTCGTCTGCTTTTGAAGAGCCGTTCGGGACCGCTGCTAAGATGTTGTTGAAAAGAAGGACTTACTGCCTTGAGATGAATTCCTTTTAA